From Lysobacter auxotrophicus, the proteins below share one genomic window:
- the atpA gene encoding F0F1 ATP synthase subunit alpha, with product MATTTLNPSEISELIKTRIEKVKLTAEARNEGTVTSVSDGIVRIYGLADVMQGEMIELPNSTYALALNLERDSVGAVVLGDYEHLREGDVAKTTGRILEVPVGRELLGRVVNALGEPIDGKGPIGASQTAPVERVAPGVIWRKSVDQPVQTGYKTVDAMIPIGRGQRELVIGDRQTGKTALAIDAVINQKGTGIKCVYVAIGQKASTVANIVRRLEENGALAHTIVVAATASESAAMQYISAYSGCTMGEFFMDRGEDALIVYDDLSKQAVAYRQISLLLKRPPGREAYPGDVFYLHSRLLERAARVSEEYVEKFTNGEVKGKTGSLTALPIIETQAGDVSAFVPTNVISITDGQIFLETDLFNAGIRPAVNAGISVSRVGGAAQTKIIKKLSGGIRIALAQYRELAAFAQFASDLDEATRKQLERGQRVTELMKQKQYAPMSIALQALSIYAVNEGYLDDVPVNKILAFEEGLHAHFVNTQGELINTINGTGNWNDEIEATFKKGIAEFKQTGTW from the coding sequence ATGGCAACCACCACGCTCAACCCGTCCGAAATCAGTGAACTGATCAAGACCCGCATCGAGAAGGTCAAGCTGACCGCCGAAGCGCGCAACGAAGGCACCGTCACCTCGGTGTCGGACGGCATCGTGCGCATCTACGGCCTGGCCGACGTGATGCAGGGCGAAATGATCGAGCTGCCGAACAGCACCTACGCGCTGGCGCTGAACCTGGAGCGCGACTCGGTCGGCGCCGTGGTCCTGGGTGACTACGAACACCTGCGCGAAGGCGACGTCGCCAAGACGACCGGCCGCATCCTCGAAGTGCCGGTCGGCCGCGAGCTGCTCGGCCGCGTCGTGAACGCGCTGGGCGAGCCGATCGACGGCAAGGGCCCGATCGGCGCCTCGCAGACCGCTCCGGTGGAACGCGTTGCCCCGGGCGTGATCTGGCGCAAGTCGGTCGACCAGCCGGTGCAGACCGGTTACAAGACCGTCGACGCGATGATCCCGATCGGCCGCGGACAGCGCGAGCTGGTCATCGGCGACCGCCAGACCGGCAAGACCGCGCTGGCGATCGACGCGGTGATCAACCAGAAGGGCACGGGCATCAAGTGCGTGTACGTGGCGATCGGCCAGAAGGCCTCGACCGTCGCGAACATCGTGCGTCGCCTCGAAGAAAACGGCGCCTTGGCGCACACGATCGTCGTCGCCGCCACGGCGTCGGAATCGGCCGCCATGCAGTACATCTCGGCCTACTCGGGCTGCACGATGGGCGAGTTCTTCATGGACCGCGGCGAAGACGCGCTGATCGTGTACGACGATCTGTCCAAGCAGGCCGTCGCCTACCGCCAGATCTCGCTGCTGCTCAAGCGCCCGCCGGGCCGCGAAGCCTACCCGGGCGACGTGTTCTACCTGCACTCGCGCCTGCTCGAGCGCGCCGCGCGCGTCTCGGAGGAGTACGTCGAGAAGTTCACCAATGGTGAAGTGAAGGGCAAGACCGGTTCGCTCACCGCGCTGCCGATCATCGAAACGCAGGCCGGCGACGTCTCGGCGTTCGTGCCGACCAACGTGATCTCGATCACCGACGGCCAGATCTTCCTGGAAACCGACCTGTTCAACGCCGGCATCCGCCCGGCCGTGAACGCCGGCATCTCGGTGTCGCGCGTCGGTGGTGCGGCCCAGACCAAGATCATCAAGAAGCTGTCGGGCGGCATCCGCATCGCGCTCGCCCAGTACCGTGAGCTGGCGGCGTTCGCGCAGTTCGCCTCCGACCTGGACGAAGCCACCCGCAAGCAGCTCGAGCGCGGCCAGCGCGTCACCGAGCTGATGAAGCAGAAGCAGTACGCGCCGATGTCGATCGCGCTGCAGGCGCTGTCGATCTACGCCGTCAACGAGGGTTACCTCGACGACGTGCCGGTCAACAAGATCCTCGCGTTCGAAGAGGGCCTGCACGCCCACTTCGTCAACACGCAGGGCGAGCTGATCAACACGATCAACGGCACCGGCAACTGGAACGACGAGATCGAGGCGACCTTCAAGAAGGGCATCGCCGAGTTCAAGCAGACGGGTACCTGGTAA
- a CDS encoding F0F1 ATP synthase subunit epsilon has protein sequence MASTIRCDIVSAEQEIFHGEAELVVATGEIGELGIAPKHAPLITRLKPGKVVVTLPGGEQLDFAISGGILEVQPTVVTVLADTAVRAQDIDEAAVRAAKEEAERILSKKDPQMSMEEAQAQLAMSIAQLSALERLRKNMKH, from the coding sequence ATGGCATCCACGATTCGTTGCGACATCGTCAGCGCCGAGCAGGAAATCTTCCACGGCGAGGCCGAGCTGGTGGTCGCCACCGGTGAGATCGGCGAGCTCGGCATCGCGCCGAAGCACGCGCCGCTGATCACCCGCCTCAAGCCGGGCAAGGTCGTGGTGACCCTGCCGGGTGGCGAGCAACTCGACTTCGCGATCTCGGGCGGCATCCTCGAAGTGCAGCCGACGGTGGTCACCGTGCTGGCCGACACCGCCGTGCGCGCCCAGGACATCGACGAAGCCGCCGTTCGCGCCGCGAAGGAAGAGGCCGAGCGCATCCTGTCGAAGAAGGACCCGCAGATGAGCATGGAAGAAGCCCAGGCCCAGCTGGCCATGAGCATCGCCCAGCTCAGCGCGCTGGAGCGTCTGCGCAAGAACATGAAGCACTAA
- the atpB gene encoding F0F1 ATP synthase subunit A, producing MSEQTGSGGLNEYIQHHLQQNTIEVFGGAFHIDTWAVSLVLGLIFIAWFAFFARKATAGVPGKGQAFVELILEFIDGQVKDSFHGDRRSITPLALTIFVWVVLMNGMDLLPLDAPYTAIKLAAGAEAAHHTYFRWVPTADLNTTLAMSVVVFFLILGHSIKAKGGFGFGKELLTAPFHAHGTGAKIALAPANLGLNVIEYLVKPVSLAMRLFGNMYGGELVFMLIAGLLGGGILMFVPGVVFNIAWALFHILIVLLQAFIFMILTVVYIAGAYESH from the coding sequence GTGAGCGAACAGACCGGTTCGGGCGGCCTGAACGAATACATCCAGCATCACCTCCAGCAGAACACCATCGAGGTGTTCGGCGGTGCGTTCCATATCGACACCTGGGCGGTGTCGCTGGTGCTTGGACTGATCTTCATCGCCTGGTTCGCGTTCTTCGCGCGCAAGGCCACGGCGGGCGTCCCGGGCAAGGGCCAGGCGTTCGTCGAACTCATCCTGGAATTCATCGACGGCCAGGTGAAGGACAGCTTCCACGGCGACCGTCGCTCGATCACGCCGCTGGCGCTGACGATCTTCGTGTGGGTCGTGCTGATGAACGGCATGGACCTGCTGCCGCTGGATGCGCCGTACACCGCCATCAAGCTGGCCGCCGGCGCCGAGGCCGCGCACCACACCTATTTCCGCTGGGTCCCGACCGCCGACCTCAACACCACGCTGGCGATGTCGGTGGTGGTGTTCTTCCTGATCCTGGGTCATTCGATCAAGGCCAAGGGCGGTTTCGGTTTCGGCAAGGAGCTGCTGACCGCGCCGTTCCATGCGCACGGCACCGGCGCCAAGATCGCGCTCGCCCCGGCCAACCTCGGCCTCAACGTCATCGAGTACCTCGTCAAGCCGGTCAGCCTGGCGATGCGACTGTTCGGCAACATGTACGGCGGCGAGCTGGTCTTCATGCTCATCGCCGGCCTGCTGGGCGGCGGCATCCTGATGTTCGTGCCGGGCGTGGTGTTCAACATCGCGTGGGCGCTGTTCCACATCCTGATCGTGCTGCTGCAGGCCTTCATCTTCATGATCCTCACCGTCGTCTACATCGCCGGCGCGTACGAGAGTCACTGA
- the atpG gene encoding F0F1 ATP synthase subunit gamma — protein sequence MAGGREIKSKIKSVQNTRKVTRALEMVSASKIRKAQERMKVSRPYARVMKQVIGHLAQANSDYQHPYLVERQDVKRVGYIIVSSDRGLAGGLNNNLFRKLLGEFRKWQEQGVEIDVVTIGQKASVFFRRIKVNMVGSVTHLGDQPKLEQLVGVIKVMLDGYSAGNLDRVFVCYNDFVNTMTQRAAFDQLLPLPPAETQVAKHDWDYIYEPDAATVLDHVLNRYIESLVYQAVLENVASEHAARMVAMKAASDNATKLIGTLNLVYNKARQAAITQEISEIVGGAAAV from the coding sequence ATGGCAGGCGGACGCGAAATCAAATCCAAGATCAAGAGCGTGCAGAACACCCGCAAGGTGACGCGCGCGCTCGAGATGGTCTCGGCTTCCAAGATCCGCAAGGCGCAGGAACGCATGAAGGTCTCGCGTCCGTACGCTCGCGTGATGAAGCAGGTGATCGGCCACCTGGCGCAGGCCAATTCCGATTACCAGCATCCGTACCTAGTCGAGCGCCAGGACGTGAAGCGCGTCGGCTACATCATCGTGTCGTCCGATCGCGGCCTCGCCGGCGGCCTCAACAACAACCTGTTCCGCAAGCTGCTGGGCGAATTCCGCAAGTGGCAGGAGCAGGGCGTCGAGATCGACGTGGTCACCATCGGCCAGAAGGCCTCGGTGTTCTTCCGTCGCATCAAGGTCAACATGGTCGGTTCGGTCACCCACCTGGGCGACCAGCCGAAGCTGGAGCAACTGGTCGGCGTCATCAAGGTGATGCTCGACGGCTACAGCGCCGGCAATCTCGACCGCGTGTTCGTCTGCTACAACGACTTCGTCAACACGATGACGCAGCGTGCGGCGTTCGACCAGCTGCTGCCGCTGCCGCCGGCGGAGACGCAGGTCGCCAAGCACGACTGGGACTACATCTACGAACCCGATGCGGCGACCGTGCTCGACCACGTGCTCAACCGCTACATCGAGTCGCTGGTGTACCAGGCGGTGCTCGAGAACGTCGCGTCGGAACATGCCGCGCGCATGGTCGCGATGAAGGCCGCCTCCGACAACGCCACCAAGCTGATCGGCACGCTGAACCTGGTCTACAACAAGGCCCGCCAGGCGGCGATCACGCAGGAAATCTCGGAAATCGTCGGCGGCGCCGCGGCGGTCTGA
- a CDS encoding F0F1 ATP synthase subunit B, giving the protein MNLNMTFFGQMITFIVLIWFTMKFIWPPLNKAIEERQQKIAEGLAAAEQSQKNLAQAQQSVDAELRTARTKANEIIEQAHQRANQIIDQAKNDAIAEANRQKSAAEAEIAAASNRAREELRKQVSTLAVTGAEKLLKREIDANAHKALLDELAAQL; this is encoded by the coding sequence ATGAATCTCAACATGACCTTCTTCGGCCAGATGATCACGTTCATCGTGCTCATCTGGTTCACGATGAAGTTCATTTGGCCGCCGCTGAACAAGGCGATCGAAGAACGTCAACAAAAGATTGCCGAGGGTCTGGCCGCTGCCGAGCAGAGCCAGAAGAACCTGGCACAGGCCCAGCAGAGCGTCGATGCCGAGCTGCGCACCGCGCGTACGAAGGCCAACGAGATCATCGAGCAGGCGCACCAGCGCGCCAATCAGATCATCGACCAGGCCAAGAACGACGCGATCGCCGAAGCCAACCGACAGAAGTCGGCGGCCGAAGCCGAGATCGCCGCGGCGTCCAACCGCGCCCGCGAGGAGCTGCGCAAGCAGGTCTCCACGCTGGCCGTGACCGGCGCCGAAAAGCTGCTCAAGCGCGAAATCGACGCCAACGCCCACAAGGCGCTGCTCGACGAGCTGGCAGCCCAGCTTTGA
- a CDS encoding DUF2061 domain-containing protein, which translates to MAKTFSFAAVHFSVAFTVGYLMTGSVWVGGALALVEPACNTVAFHFHEKIWKRIEARRHAARGASGTNAVAL; encoded by the coding sequence ATGGCCAAGACCTTCAGCTTTGCCGCCGTGCACTTCAGCGTCGCCTTTACCGTGGGCTACCTGATGACGGGCAGCGTCTGGGTAGGCGGCGCCCTGGCCCTGGTCGAGCCCGCCTGCAACACGGTGGCGTTCCACTTCCACGAGAAGATCTGGAAGCGCATCGAGGCCCGCCGCCACGCGGCACGTGGTGCGTCGGGGACCAACGCCGTCGCTTTGTGA
- the atpE gene encoding F0F1 ATP synthase subunit C: protein MEFIASVQGLTAIAIGMMVGLGAIGACLGIALMGSKFLESAARQPELVPMLQGRMFLLAGLIDAAFIIALAVGLLFAFGNPLLGEVKNAAAAVGATP, encoded by the coding sequence ATGGAATTCATCGCCAGTGTGCAGGGCCTGACCGCTATCGCGATCGGCATGATGGTCGGCCTCGGCGCGATCGGTGCGTGCCTCGGCATCGCGCTGATGGGCTCGAAGTTCCTTGAGTCGGCTGCCCGCCAGCCGGAGCTGGTTCCGATGCTGCAGGGCCGTATGTTCCTGCTGGCCGGCCTGATCGACGCGGCGTTCATCATCGCGCTGGCCGTCGGCCTGCTGTTCGCCTTCGGCAACCCGCTGCTGGGCGAAGTGAAGAACGCTGCTGCCGCCGTCGGCGCCACGCCGTAA
- the atpD gene encoding F0F1 ATP synthase subunit beta, which yields MSQGKIVQIIGAVVDVEFPRESVPKVYDALKVDNTAITLEVQQQLGDGVVRTIALGSTDGLKRNLVATNTGRAIAVPVGAGTLGRIMDVLGNAIDEAGPVQAADHWEIHRAAPTYEDQSSANELLETGIKVIDLMCPFAKGGKVGLFGGAGVGKTVNMMELINNIAKAHSGLSVFAGVGERTREGNDFYHEMKDSNVLDKVAMVYGQMNEPPGNRLRVALTGLTMAEYFRDEKDASGKGRDVLLFVDNIYRYTLAGTEVSALLGRMPSAVGYQPTLAEEMGVLQERITSTKTGSITSIQAVYVPADDLTDPSPATTFAHLDATVVLSRNIASLGIYPAVDPLDSTSRQLDPNVIGLEHYEVARKVQSTLQKYKELKDIIAILGMDELSEEDKQAVSRARKIERFFSQPFHVAEVFTGSPGKYVSLKDTIRGFKGIVEGEYDHLPEQAFYMVGGIEEAVEKAKKITG from the coding sequence ATGAGTCAGGGCAAGATCGTTCAGATCATCGGCGCCGTCGTCGACGTCGAGTTCCCGCGCGAGTCCGTGCCGAAGGTGTACGACGCGCTGAAGGTCGACAACACCGCCATCACGCTCGAAGTCCAGCAGCAGCTCGGTGACGGCGTCGTCCGCACCATCGCCCTGGGCTCCACCGACGGCCTGAAGCGCAACCTGGTCGCCACCAACACCGGTCGCGCGATCGCGGTGCCGGTCGGCGCCGGTACGCTGGGCCGCATCATGGACGTGCTGGGCAACGCCATCGACGAAGCCGGCCCGGTGCAGGCTGCGGACCATTGGGAAATCCACCGCGCGGCCCCGACGTACGAAGACCAGTCCTCGGCCAACGAGCTGCTGGAAACCGGCATCAAGGTCATCGACCTGATGTGCCCGTTCGCGAAGGGCGGCAAGGTCGGCCTGTTCGGCGGCGCCGGCGTGGGCAAGACCGTCAACATGATGGAGCTCATCAACAACATCGCGAAGGCGCACTCGGGTCTGTCCGTGTTCGCCGGCGTGGGCGAGCGTACCCGCGAGGGCAACGACTTCTACCACGAGATGAAGGACTCCAACGTCCTGGACAAGGTCGCGATGGTGTACGGCCAGATGAACGAGCCGCCGGGCAACCGCCTGCGCGTCGCGCTGACCGGCCTGACCATGGCCGAGTACTTCCGCGACGAGAAGGACGCCTCGGGCAAGGGCCGTGACGTGCTGCTGTTCGTGGACAACATCTACCGCTACACGCTGGCCGGTACCGAAGTGTCGGCGCTGCTGGGCCGCATGCCGTCGGCCGTGGGTTACCAGCCGACGCTGGCCGAGGAAATGGGCGTCCTGCAGGAGCGCATCACCTCGACCAAGACCGGTTCGATCACCTCGATCCAGGCCGTGTACGTGCCCGCGGACGACCTGACCGACCCGTCGCCGGCGACCACCTTCGCCCACCTCGACGCCACCGTCGTGCTGTCGCGAAACATCGCCTCGCTGGGCATCTACCCGGCCGTCGACCCGCTCGACTCCACCTCGCGCCAGCTCGATCCGAACGTGATCGGCCTGGAGCACTACGAGGTCGCGCGCAAGGTCCAGTCGACGCTCCAGAAGTACAAGGAGCTCAAGGACATCATCGCGATCCTCGGCATGGACGAGCTGTCCGAAGAAGACAAGCAGGCCGTGTCGCGCGCCCGCAAGATCGAGCGCTTCTTCTCGCAGCCGTTCCACGTGGCCGAAGTCTTCACCGGTTCGCCGGGCAAGTACGTGTCGCTGAAGGACACCATCCGCGGCTTCAAGGGCATCGTCGAAGGCGAGTACGACCACCTGCCGGAGCAGGCGTTCTACATGGTCGGCGGCATCGAGGAAGCGGTCGAGAAGGCCAAGAAGATCACGGGCTGA
- a CDS encoding F0F1 ATP synthase subunit delta has product MTQALTLARPYARAAFALSREGGRTAAWSQALAFASRVAADPQAQALLGHPLLNPADAVGLLAPDGADEAFTRFLGLLADNRRLALLPEITGQFEELRAEAERVVKAKVTAASELPTAELDAIKAALKKRFGREVEIETAVDASLIGGAVIDAGDVVIDGSLKGKLERLQSTLSQ; this is encoded by the coding sequence ATGACCCAGGCCCTGACCCTCGCCCGTCCGTACGCACGTGCCGCCTTCGCGCTTTCGCGCGAGGGCGGTCGCACCGCTGCGTGGTCGCAGGCGCTCGCCTTCGCTTCGCGCGTGGCCGCCGATCCGCAGGCCCAGGCGCTGCTCGGCCACCCGCTGCTGAACCCGGCCGATGCGGTCGGCCTGCTCGCGCCCGACGGCGCCGATGAGGCCTTCACCCGTTTCCTCGGGCTGCTCGCCGACAACCGTCGCCTCGCGCTGCTGCCGGAGATCACCGGCCAGTTCGAGGAGCTGCGCGCCGAAGCCGAGCGCGTGGTCAAGGCCAAGGTCACGGCCGCGAGCGAACTGCCGACCGCCGAACTCGACGCCATCAAGGCCGCGCTGAAGAAGCGCTTCGGCCGCGAGGTCGAGATCGAGACGGCGGTGGACGCCTCGCTGATCGGCGGCGCCGTGATCGACGCGGGCGACGTGGTCATCGACGGCTCGCTGAAGGGCAAGCTCGAGCGCCTGCAGTCGACGCTGTCGCAATAA